In the genome of Triticum urartu cultivar G1812 chromosome 5, Tu2.1, whole genome shotgun sequence, one region contains:
- the LOC125508334 gene encoding phosphatidylinositol N-acetylglucosaminyltransferase subunit A-like isoform X2, translating into MPAYSLGRIINPSKAPVRSGDGDGGCLPPPPSTKIHQRQHCLILFFQLLVTSPISHAMDGQSRKHRILMVSDFFFPNFGGVESHIYYLSQCLLKLGHKVVVMTHAYGKRSGVRYVTGGLKVYYVPWRPFLMQNTLPTLFMTFPIIRTILIRERISVVHGHQAFSTLCHEALMHARTMGYKFTLADIDQAICVSHTSKENTVLRSGISPDKVFMVPNAVDTAMFTPSSNRLSCDEIIIIVISRLVYRKGADLLVEVIPEVCRLFPKVRFIVGGDGPKRVRLEEMREKFSLQDRVEMLGAVPHAQVRSVLISGHIFLNSSLTEAFCIAILEAASCGLLTVSTRVGGVPEVLPDDMIVLAEPDPEDMVRAVRQAIDILPGIDPQIMHRRMKKLYSWDDVAKRTEIVYDRAMQSSNTNLLDRLPRYLTCGAWAGKLFCLVMIINYLVWCLLEFLQPAEGIEEVPDIGPLHIHSDSVDDQCEAQRN; encoded by the exons ATGCCCGCTTATTCCCTGGGCCGGATCATCAACCCCTCCAAAGCTCCTGTCCgctccggcgacggcgacggcggttgccttcctcctcctccgtcgaCAAAG ATCCACCAACGCCAGCACTGCCTCATCCTCTTCTTTCAGCTACTCGTCACATCACCG ATTTCACACGCAATGGATGGGCAAAGCAGAAAGCATAGGATTTTGATGGTGTCCGACTTCTTCTTCCCAAACTTTGGTGGTGTGGAAAGCCACATCTATTATCTATCGCAGTGCCTCCTTAAGCTTGGCCATAAG GTTGTTGTCATGACACATGCATATGGAAAACGTTCTGGAGTACGATATGTTACTGGCGGCTTGAAGGTTTATTATGTGCCGTGGAGGCCATTCCTGATGCAGAATACACTACCTACATTATTCATGACATTTCCAATCATAAGGACAATTCTTATTCGTGAGAGGATATCTGTTGTGCATGGACATCAGGCATTTTCAACACTGTGCCACGAAGCGTTGATGCATGCTAGGACGATGGGGTACAAA TTTACTCTTGCAGATATTGATCAGGCCATATGTGTGTCTCACACAAGCAAAGAGAACACTGTCTTGAGGTCAGGGATATCTCCGGACAAAGTTTTCATGGTTCCTAATGCAGTGGATACTGCAATGTTTACTCCCTCCTCCAACCGCTTAAGCTGTGATGAAATAATTATCATTGTGATAAGTAGATTGGTATATCGAAAAGGTGCTGACCTTCTTGTTGAAGTCATTCCAGAAGTATGCCGTCTATTTCCAAAG GTTCGCTTTATTGTTGGAGGTGATGGTCCAAAACGTGTGCGACTTGAAGAGATGAGGGAGAAGTTCTCCCTTCAGGATAGAGTTGAGATGTTAGGGGCTGTACCTCATGCTCAAGTACGATCTGTTCTGATATCTGGTCATATATTTCTGAACAG TTCGCTTACAGAAGCATTTTGCATAGCCATTCTGGAAGCAGCAAGCTGTGGGCTTTTGACAGTAAGCACTAGAGTCGGAGGGGTTCCAGAG GTTCTACCAGATGACATGATAGTACTTGCAGAACCAGATCCAGAAGATATGGTACGGGCTGTGAGGCAAGCTATCGACATACTTCCTGGTATAGATCCCCAAATTATGCATCGCCGG ATGAAAAAACTCTACAGTTGGGATGATGTGGCCAAAAGAACAGAGATTGTCTACGATCGTGCAATGCAGTCATCAAACACTAATTTGCTAGATCGTCTTCCCCG ATACCTCACATGTGGAGCTTGGGCAGGCAAGCTGTTTTGCCTCGTTATGATCATAAATTACCTTGTGTGGTGCCTTCTAGAATTCCTGCAG CCTGCTGAAGGTATTGAAGAAGTCCCAGATATAGGGCCACTGCACATTCATTCGGATTCAGTAGATGACCAGTGCGAAGCGCAACGAAATTGA
- the LOC125508334 gene encoding phosphatidylinositol N-acetylglucosaminyltransferase subunit A-like isoform X1: MPAYSLGRIINPSKAPVRSGDGDGGCLPPPPSTKIHQRQHCLILFFQLLVTSPISHAMDGQSRKHRILMVSDFFFPNFGGVESHIYYLSQCLLKLGHKVVVMTHAYGKRSGVRYVTGGLKVYYVPWRPFLMQNTLPTLFMTFPIIRTILIRERISVVHGHQAFSTLCHEALMHARTMGYKVVFTDHSLYGFADVGSIHMNKVLQFTLADIDQAICVSHTSKENTVLRSGISPDKVFMVPNAVDTAMFTPSSNRLSCDEIIIIVISRLVYRKGADLLVEVIPEVCRLFPKVRFIVGGDGPKRVRLEEMREKFSLQDRVEMLGAVPHAQVRSVLISGHIFLNSSLTEAFCIAILEAASCGLLTVSTRVGGVPEVLPDDMIVLAEPDPEDMVRAVRQAIDILPGIDPQIMHRRMKKLYSWDDVAKRTEIVYDRAMQSSNTNLLDRLPRYLTCGAWAGKLFCLVMIINYLVWCLLEFLQPAEGIEEVPDIGPLHIHSDSVDDQCEAQRN; encoded by the exons ATGCCCGCTTATTCCCTGGGCCGGATCATCAACCCCTCCAAAGCTCCTGTCCgctccggcgacggcgacggcggttgccttcctcctcctccgtcgaCAAAG ATCCACCAACGCCAGCACTGCCTCATCCTCTTCTTTCAGCTACTCGTCACATCACCG ATTTCACACGCAATGGATGGGCAAAGCAGAAAGCATAGGATTTTGATGGTGTCCGACTTCTTCTTCCCAAACTTTGGTGGTGTGGAAAGCCACATCTATTATCTATCGCAGTGCCTCCTTAAGCTTGGCCATAAG GTTGTTGTCATGACACATGCATATGGAAAACGTTCTGGAGTACGATATGTTACTGGCGGCTTGAAGGTTTATTATGTGCCGTGGAGGCCATTCCTGATGCAGAATACACTACCTACATTATTCATGACATTTCCAATCATAAGGACAATTCTTATTCGTGAGAGGATATCTGTTGTGCATGGACATCAGGCATTTTCAACACTGTGCCACGAAGCGTTGATGCATGCTAGGACGATGGGGTACAAAGTTGTCTTCACAGATCACTCGCTTTATGGTTTTGCTGATGTTGGAAGCATTCACATGAATAAGGTGCTGCAGTTTACTCTTGCAGATATTGATCAGGCCATATGTGTGTCTCACACAAGCAAAGAGAACACTGTCTTGAGGTCAGGGATATCTCCGGACAAAGTTTTCATGGTTCCTAATGCAGTGGATACTGCAATGTTTACTCCCTCCTCCAACCGCTTAAGCTGTGATGAAATAATTATCATTGTGATAAGTAGATTGGTATATCGAAAAGGTGCTGACCTTCTTGTTGAAGTCATTCCAGAAGTATGCCGTCTATTTCCAAAG GTTCGCTTTATTGTTGGAGGTGATGGTCCAAAACGTGTGCGACTTGAAGAGATGAGGGAGAAGTTCTCCCTTCAGGATAGAGTTGAGATGTTAGGGGCTGTACCTCATGCTCAAGTACGATCTGTTCTGATATCTGGTCATATATTTCTGAACAG TTCGCTTACAGAAGCATTTTGCATAGCCATTCTGGAAGCAGCAAGCTGTGGGCTTTTGACAGTAAGCACTAGAGTCGGAGGGGTTCCAGAG GTTCTACCAGATGACATGATAGTACTTGCAGAACCAGATCCAGAAGATATGGTACGGGCTGTGAGGCAAGCTATCGACATACTTCCTGGTATAGATCCCCAAATTATGCATCGCCGG ATGAAAAAACTCTACAGTTGGGATGATGTGGCCAAAAGAACAGAGATTGTCTACGATCGTGCAATGCAGTCATCAAACACTAATTTGCTAGATCGTCTTCCCCG ATACCTCACATGTGGAGCTTGGGCAGGCAAGCTGTTTTGCCTCGTTATGATCATAAATTACCTTGTGTGGTGCCTTCTAGAATTCCTGCAG CCTGCTGAAGGTATTGAAGAAGTCCCAGATATAGGGCCACTGCACATTCATTCGGATTCAGTAGATGACCAGTGCGAAGCGCAACGAAATTGA
- the LOC125508332 gene encoding uncharacterized protein LOC125508332 — protein MAPQLLLRRFPSAGAHLCRYQGHAHRRRLSSASEAAGGPGWRRQHEEESKAVKVSVWWDFENCHVPQNVNVCRVAQRVSAALRAAGVRGPLSITAFGDVVQLSRAAQEALVATGVVISHVPSSGKNSSDRSFMADLVYWIAQNPPPAHFFLISGDKDFANILHRLRMSNYNILLACPGKTTSVLCNAATIMWPWEALVKGENFSPKRFNHPPDGLSGSWYGHYKGALDDPFVEAESEETIATPVPSDAKLCHNPKNAVTAVPKDVVDGIRETLNSYPSGVKLSILLQQLKKNNVPLGNDFFGHKKLSCLLLSMPDIVKFVTRSSALREPCVVGVNKKLLEPAEQCFEPLSSVESDVKDNNCGRATHNDKKPPSSVSTSFPEQNCKTLSSQSIIGDRSFKQTVSENPAASAVSSSPQDVLPEDQKVCPAADMNARPESLANHKEVDAPGTPSPLGVENTVNSDGLLKRPTTRPKSSANHKEVDAAGTPSFLGVENTVDSDGLLKRIWVLWNGPESANHEVSPCHEGTSAEVADLGTPQQDCNTDQRSRLLNRIHKTSSQNRSSDVTDGSAAMTVNFSTLSDHNHSEKHAEETEKLKRDPPILQNSKPSTGPASVPLCKDGGDTSKMSKGFFSWVMRWWKFGKLDGDNSIAMKNGIDEVKTDIIEESQSLKASTCGNEQQVVNKIFTRFYFWDVLGKQLSKPIGSELVSKAKTREELVHGLQNLDCWPLKGLVEKDVSHLVHLLLSEKKWIEETPSSDFPFRLTLPQKRTRTPPNSSTTSTPPNSSTTCTPPNSSTTCTPPNSSTTSTPPNSSKFDLSSLFNVKPLEQGKYGGDKGRTNRTPNREETLSDCHKLLKDLLVQYKYGFNISIFKRHFAQKHGYELDHQKLGYADIESLLQIMPGIRVKFPRVLPAENGNDQGGSKGDGNQSNGDDSIWGELGPVSATAKTAEGVDKETCYRPPTCSEDDFSDDENQAEQEPRRGAEQSSLLKIIDSWNGSKDGSGKKHQEIDGVMDCSRSSPGYLDTLRATRQQQQTQKQYSFVSSDLEEDESKDKLVDSVLGSLQKARGAKASN, from the exons ATGGCGCCGCAGCTTCTCCTCCGCCGCTTCCCCTCCGCGGGCGCCCACCTCTGCCGCTACCAGGGACacgcccaccgccgccgcctcagCTCGGCGTCGGAGGCGGCGGGAGGCCCCGGCTGGCGGCGGCAGCACGAGGAGGAGAGCAAGGCGGTCAAGGTGTCGGTGTGGTGGGACTTCGAGAACTGCCACGTCCCCCAGAACGTCAACGTCTGCCGCGTCGCCCAGCGCGTCTCCGCCGCGCTCCGCGCCGCCGGCGTCCGCGGCCCGCTCTCCATCACCGCCTTCGGGGACGTCGTCCAGCTCTCCCGCGCCGCGCAGGAGGCGCTCGTTGCCACCGGCGTCGTCATCTCCCACGTCCCAAGCA GTGGAAAGAACAGCTCTGATCGGTCATTTATGGCTGATCTTGTCTACTGGATTGCTCAGAACCCTCCACCAGCTCATTTTTTCCTCATATCTGGGGATAAAGATTTCGCCAACATTTTGCATCGGTTGCGAATGAGCAACTATAACATACTACTTGCTTGTCCTGGTAAAACTACCAGTGTACTGTGCAATGCAGCGACGATTATGTGGCCTTGGGAAGCTTTAGTGAAAGGGGAAAATTTCTCACCAAAGCGTTTTAACCACCCACCAGATGGTTTATCTGGATCTTGGTATGGTCACTACAAAGGAGCCCTTGACGACCCCTTCGTGGAAGCTGAATCAGAAGAAACCATTGCAACACCAGTACCATCTGATGCAAAATTATGCCATAATCCCAAAAATGCAGTTACTGCAGTCCCCAAAGATGTGGTTGATGGGATACGAGAGACACTGAATTCGTATCCTAGTGGGGTCAAGCTTTCaattcttcttcaacaactcaaaAAGAACAATGTGCCTCTTGGTAATGATTTCTTTGGCCACAAAAAGTTGTCTTGCCTTCTCCTATCAATGCCAGATATTGTGAAGTTTGTTACTCGTTCATCTGCTTTAAGAGAGCCATGTGTAGTTGGGGTGAACAAAAAATTACTGGAACCTGCTGAACAATGTTTTGAGCCCCTGAGTTCTGTTGAAAGTGATGTCAAGGACAATAACTGCGGTCGAGCAACACACAATGATAAGAAGCCTCCATCCTCCGTGTCCACTTCTTTTCCTGAACAAAACTGTAAAACCCTAAGTTCTCAAAGTATCATCGGGGACAGAAGCTTCAAGCAGACTGTATCTGAGAACCCAGCTGCATCTGCTGTATCATCTTCCCCACAAGATGTCTTACCTGAGGATCAAAAGGTGTGCCCAGCAGCTGATATGAATGCAAGGCCAGAATCACTTGCCAATCACAAGGAAGTTGATGCCCCTGGAACTCCTTCTCCCTTAGGGGTGGAAAATACTGTTAACAGTGATGGGCTATTAAAAAGGCCAACCACAAGGCCAAAATCATCTGCCAACCACAAGGAAGTTGATGCCGCTGGAACTCCCTCTTTCTTAGGGGTGGAAAATACTGTTGACAGTGACGGACTATTAAAAAGGATCTGGGTACTATGGAATGGCCCTGAGAGTGCTAATCATGAGGTTTCTCCATGTCATGAAGGCACTTCTGCTGAAGTCGCTGATTTGGGAACTCCTCAGCAAGATTGCAATACTGATCAACGTAGCAGGCTTTTGAATAGGATCCATAAGACCTCTTCCCAGAACAGAAGTTCAGATGTAACAGATGGCTCTGCAGCGATGACTGTTAACTTTTCAACTTTGTCTGACCATAACCATTCTGAAAAACATGCAGAAGAGACAGAAAAGTTAAAGAGGGATCCGCCTATTCTCCAGAACTCGAAACCATCTACTGGACCTGCATCTGTTCCATTGTGTAAAGATGGAGGTGATACCTCCAAGATGAGTAAGGGCTTTTTTAGTTGGGTAATGCGGTGGTGGAAATTTGGAAAATTGGATGGAGATAACAGTATAGCCATGAAAAATGGCATTGATGAAGTAAAGACAGACATAATTGAGGAATCTCAATCTTTGAAGGCTTCAACTTGTGGAAATGAGCAGCAAGTAGTTAATAAAATATTCACAAGATTTTACTTTTGGGATGTTCTAGGGAAACAGCTATCGAAGCCCATTGGGTCTGAGCTTGTTTCGAAAGCAAAGACAAG GGAGGAGTTGGTACATGGATTGCAGAATTTAGATTGTTGGCCTCTCAAAGGCCTTGTCGAGAAAGATGTCAGTCATCTGGTTCATTTGTTACTTTCAGAAAAGAAATGGATCGAGGAAACTCCTTCTAGCGATTTTCCTTTCCGTCTTACACTCCCTCAAAAGAGAACGCGCACTCCACCAAATTCTAGCACAACAAGCACACCACCAAATTCTAGCACAACATGCACTCCACCAAATTCTAGCACAACATGCACTCCACCAAATTCTAGCACAACATCCACTCCACCAAATTCTAGCAAGTTTGATCTGAGTTCTCTCTTTAATGTCAAGCCATTGGAGCAGGGTAAATATGGTGGTGACAAAGGTAGGACAAACAGGACTCCGAACAGGGAGGAAACATTGTCTGATTGCCACAAGCTATTGAAGGACCTTCTCGTGCAATACAAATATGGATTTAACATCAGCATTTTCAAGCGTCATTTTGCTCAGAAGCACGGGTACGAGCTTGACCACCAGAAGCTTGGGTATGCAGACATTGAGTCACTGTTGCAGATTATGCCTGGTATAAGGGTAAAATTTCCAAGGGTTCTGCCTGCAGAAAATGGGAATGATCAGGGTGGCAGTAAGGGCGATGGAAATCAAAGTAATGGCGATGATTCCATCTGGGGGGAACTTGGTCCTGTATCTGCCACTGCCAAAACTGCTGAAGGGGTTGATAAAGAAACTTGCTACCGGCCTCCCACCTGCTCAGAAGACGATTTCTCTGACGATGAGAATCAAGCAGAGCAAGAGCCCAGAAGAGGCGCTGAGCAGAGCTCGCTCCTGAAAATCATTGATTCCTGGAACGGCAGCAAGGATGGCTCTGGCAAGAAACATCAAGAGATTGACGGGGTCATGGATTGTTCCAGGAGCAGTCCAGGTTACCTTGACACTCTGAGGGCCAcaaggcagcagcagcagacacAGAAGCAGTATTCCTTTGTTTCATCAGACTTGGAAGAGGATGAAAGCAAGGATAAGCTTGTGGACAGCGTCTTGGGCAGTCTGCAGAAAGCTCGAGGCGCAAAGGCGTCTAATTGA